A single genomic interval of Prionailurus viverrinus isolate Anna chromosome A2, UM_Priviv_1.0, whole genome shotgun sequence harbors:
- the ZMIZ2 gene encoding zinc finger MIZ domain-containing protein 2 isoform X1, whose product MNPMHPVKPALPPTPHGDGPFAYEPVPWQQSATQPAGSLSVVTTVWGVGNAAPSQVLGNPMGPAGSPPGSSVMPGVAGGGPALNSAQCLGQQAFGEGAANKGFVQQGVYGRGGYPGGPGFTAGYAGGPGGPGGLGLPSHATRPSTDFTQAAAAAAVAAAAATATATATATVAALQEKQSQELSQYGAMGAGQAFNSQFLQHGGPRGPSVPGSMNPTSVGGLLGPSGMNPMGMNPTRAAGMAPLYAGQRLPQHGYPGPPQAQPLPRQGVKRAYSSEVYPGQQYLPGSQYGPSATQYTSGAGPPPAPSSYPGHRLPLQQGVGQSLSASGPAGLHYKPTEQFNGQGANFNGGSVSYSQPGLSGPTRSIPGYPSSPLPGSPTPPMTPGSSVPYMSTSQEVKSPFLPDLKPSVSSLHPSPPSSGPGDELRLTFPVRDGVVLEPFRLQHNLAVSNHAFQLRDSVYKTLMLRPDLELQFKCYHHEDRQTNTNWPASVQVSVNATPLTIERGDNKTSHKPLYLKHVCQPGRNTIQITVTACCCSHLFVLQLVHRPSVRSVLQGLLRKRLLPAEHCITKIKRNFSSGTVPGTPGPNGEDGVEQTAIKVSLRCPITFRRIQLPARGHDCRHIQCFDLESYLQLNCERGTWRCPVCNKTALLEGLQVDQYVLGVLVHIQNSDYEEITIDPTCSWKPVPVKPDVHVKEEPDGPVLKRCRTVSPAHMLMPSVMEMIAALGPAAAPFAPLQPPSAPAPAPGDYPGQGSSFLGPGTFPESFPPATPSTPALPEFTPGPPPSSYQSDIPSSLLTPEKSVPCLPGQMPPAGHLDPAHNPGAPGLLAPSLGGAPGPQLHHPNPPPASRQPLGPVSSGPIGELAFSTATGVMGPPMSGAGEAPEPALDVSTGPMPGSAWELGLGTVCPSSPGSTCFIEGRTLTP is encoded by the exons ATGAACCCCATGCACCCCGTAAAAcccgccctgccccccacaccGCACGG TGATGGTCCATTTGCTTATGAGCCGGTGCCTTGGCAGCAGAGCGCCACTCAGCCAGCAGGGTCGCTGTCTGTCGTCACGACCGTGTGGGGCGTCGGCAACGCGGCACCGAGTCAG GTTTTGGGGAACCCCATGGGCCCTGCAGGGAGCCCCCCCGGCAGCTCTGTAATGCCTGGTGTGGCAGGTGGTGGCCCTGCCCTGAACTCCGCACAGTGCCTCGGACAGCAGGCGTTTGGCGAGGGTGCTGCCAACAAGGGCTTCGTGCAGCAAGGAGTGTATGGCCGCGGGGGCTACCCAGGGGGCCCTGGCTTCACAGCTGG GTATGCGGGCGGCCCGGGGGGGCCAGGGGGCCTGGGTCTGCCCTCACATGCCACACGACCCTCCACCGATTTTACTCAGGCGGCAGCAGCAGCTGCAGTGGCTGCTGCTGCGGCCACCGCCACGGCCACCGCCACGGCCACCGTGGCCGCCCTCCAGGAGAAGCAGAGCCAGGAGCTGAGCCAGTATGGAGCG atGGGGGCCGGGCAGGCTTTTAACAGCCAGTTCCTGCAGCATGGAGGTCCCCGGGGGCCCAGCGTCCCTGGCAGCATGAACCCCACCAGCGTGGGAGGGCTGCTGGGCCCCTCTGGCATGAACCCCATGGGCATGAACCCCACCCGGGCAGCAGGCATGGCACCCCTCTATGCAGGGCAGCGCCTGCCCCAGCACGGGTACCCTGGGCCTCCCCAGGCCCAGCCACTGCCCCGACAGGGGGTCAAGAGAGCCTACTCCAGTGAG GTTTATCCAGGACAGCAGTACCTGCCAGGAAGCCAGTACGGACCCAGTGCCACCCAGTACACGTCCGGTGCCGGGCCGCCCCCTGCCCCGTCCTCCTACCCTGGGCACCGGCTGCCCCTGCAGCAGGGTGTGGGCCAGTCCCTGTCCGCCTCTGGCCCAGCAGGACTGCACTACAAG CCCACAGAGCAGTTCAACGGGCAGGGTGCCAACTTCAACGGGGGAAGCGTCAGCTACAGCCAGCCCGGCCTGAGTGGG CCCACCCGTTCCATCCCTGGCTACCCCAGCTCCCCACTGCCTGGGAGCCCCACGCCACCCATGACCCCCGGCAGCAGCGTCCCCTACATGTCCACCAGCCAGGAGGTCAAATCGCCCTTCCTGCCGGACCTCAAGCCCAGCGTGAGCTCCTTGCACCCATCACCCCCCA GCAGCGGCCCGGGTGACGAGCTGCGGCTGACCTTCCCGGTGCGGGACGGGGTAGTGCTGGAGCCCTTCCGCCTGCAGCACAACCTGGCTGTGAGCAACCACGCGTTCCAGCTCCGGGACTCTGTCTACAAGACCTTGATGCTGAG GCCAGACCTGGAGCTGCAGTTCAAGTGCTATCACCATGAGGACCGGCAGACCAACACCAACTGGCCAGCGTCGGTGCAGGTCAGCGTCAACGCCACCCCGCTCACCATCGAGCGCGGCGACAACAAGACTTCCCACAAGCCGCTGTACCTGAAGCACGTGTGCCAGCCGGGCCGCAACACCATCCAGATCACGGTCACAGCCTGCTGCTGC TCCCACCTGTTCGTGCTGCAGCTGGTGCACCGGCCGTCCGTCCGCTCGGTGCTGCAGGGCCTCCTCAGGAAGCGCCTCCTGCCCGCGGAGCACTGTATCACCAAGA TAAAACGCAACTTCAGCAGCGGCACCGTCCCTGGCACCCCTGGGCCCAACGGTGAGGACGGGGTGGAGCAGACAGCCATCAAGGTGTccctcaggtgccccatcacatTCCGCAGGATCCAGCTCCCCGCCCGAGGCCATGACTGTCGCCACATACAG TGTTTCGACCTGGAGTCCTACCTGCAGCTCAACTGTGAGCGGGGGACCTGGCGGTGCCCTGTGTGCAA CAAGACAGCGCTGCTGGAGGGCCTGCAGGTGGACCAGTATGTGCTGGGCGTCCTCGTTCACATTCAGAA TTCTGACTACGAGGAGATCACCATCGACCCCACGTGCAGCTGGAAGCCGGTGCCCGTAAAGCCCGACGTTCACGTCAAGGAAGAGCCGGACGGGCCAGTGCTGAAGCGCTGTCGCACCGTGAGCCCCGCACACATGCTCATGCCCAGCGTGATGGAGATGATAGCAGCCCTGGGCCCCGCTGCCGCCCCCTTCGCCCCCCTGCAGCCCCCCTcggccccggccccagcccctggtgacTACCCCGGCCAGG GTTCCAGCTTCCTGGGACCCGGGACCTTCCCTGAGTCCTTCCCGCCTGCCACGCCCAGCACCCCGGCCCTTCCTGAGTTCACTCCGGGGCCACCCCCCAGCTCCTACCAGTCCGACATTCCTAGCAGCCTCCTGACACCTGAGAAGTCTGTTCCCTGCCTCCCAGGCCAG aTGCCGCCAGCAGGTCACCTGGACCCTGCCCACAACCCAGGGGCTCCAGGGCTGCTCGCCCCCAGCCTTGGaggggccccagggccccagctgCACCATCCAAACCCTCCCCCAGCATCCCGGCAGCCCCTGGGCCCAGTGAGCTCAGGCCCCATCGGCGAGTTGGCCTTCAGCACTGCCACAGGCGTGATGGGGCCCCCCATGTCTGGGGCGGGGGAGGCCCCGGAACCAGCCCTGGACGTGAGTACAGGCCCCATGCCAGGGAGCGCatgggagctggggctggggacgGTGTGTCCGTCGTCCCCAGGGTCCACATGCTTCATAGAAGGGAGGACACTGACGCCCTAG
- the ZMIZ2 gene encoding zinc finger MIZ domain-containing protein 2 isoform X3 — translation MNPMHPVKPALPPTPHGDGPFAYEPVPWQQSATQPAGSLSVVTTVWGVGNAAPSQVLGNPMGPAGSPPGSSVMPGVAGGGPALNSAQCLGQQAFGEGAANKGFVQQGVYGRGGYPGGPGFTAGYAGGPGGPGGLGLPSHATRPSTDFTQAAAAAAVAAAAATATATATATVAALQEKQSQELSQYGAMGAGQAFNSQFLQHGGPRGPSVPGSMNPTSVGGLLGPSGMNPMGMNPTRAAGMAPLYAGQRLPQHGYPGPPQAQPLPRQGVKRAYSSEVYPGQQYLPGSQYGPSATQYTSGAGPPPAPSSYPGHRLPLQQGVGQSLSASGPAGLHYKPTRSIPGYPSSPLPGSPTPPMTPGSSVPYMSTSQEVKSPFLPDLKPSVSSLHPSPPSSGPGDELRLTFPVRDGVVLEPFRLQHNLAVSNHAFQLRDSVYKTLMLRPDLELQFKCYHHEDRQTNTNWPASVQVSVNATPLTIERGDNKTSHKPLYLKHVCQPGRNTIQITVTACCCSHLFVLQLVHRPSVRSVLQGLLRKRLLPAEHCITKIKRNFSSGTVPGTPGPNGEDGVEQTAIKVSLRCPITFRRIQLPARGHDCRHIQCFDLESYLQLNCERGTWRCPVCNKTALLEGLQVDQYVLGVLVHIQNSDYEEITIDPTCSWKPVPVKPDVHVKEEPDGPVLKRCRTVSPAHMLMPSVMEMIAALGPAAAPFAPLQPPSAPAPAPGDYPGQGSSFLGPGTFPESFPPATPSTPALPEFTPGPPPSSYQSDIPSSLLTPEKSVPCLPGQMPPAGHLDPAHNPGAPGLLAPSLGGAPGPQLHHPNPPPASRQPLGPVSSGPIGELAFSTATGVMGPPMSGAGEAPEPALDVSTGPMPGSAWELGLGTVCPSSPGSTCFIEGRTLTP, via the exons ATGAACCCCATGCACCCCGTAAAAcccgccctgccccccacaccGCACGG TGATGGTCCATTTGCTTATGAGCCGGTGCCTTGGCAGCAGAGCGCCACTCAGCCAGCAGGGTCGCTGTCTGTCGTCACGACCGTGTGGGGCGTCGGCAACGCGGCACCGAGTCAG GTTTTGGGGAACCCCATGGGCCCTGCAGGGAGCCCCCCCGGCAGCTCTGTAATGCCTGGTGTGGCAGGTGGTGGCCCTGCCCTGAACTCCGCACAGTGCCTCGGACAGCAGGCGTTTGGCGAGGGTGCTGCCAACAAGGGCTTCGTGCAGCAAGGAGTGTATGGCCGCGGGGGCTACCCAGGGGGCCCTGGCTTCACAGCTGG GTATGCGGGCGGCCCGGGGGGGCCAGGGGGCCTGGGTCTGCCCTCACATGCCACACGACCCTCCACCGATTTTACTCAGGCGGCAGCAGCAGCTGCAGTGGCTGCTGCTGCGGCCACCGCCACGGCCACCGCCACGGCCACCGTGGCCGCCCTCCAGGAGAAGCAGAGCCAGGAGCTGAGCCAGTATGGAGCG atGGGGGCCGGGCAGGCTTTTAACAGCCAGTTCCTGCAGCATGGAGGTCCCCGGGGGCCCAGCGTCCCTGGCAGCATGAACCCCACCAGCGTGGGAGGGCTGCTGGGCCCCTCTGGCATGAACCCCATGGGCATGAACCCCACCCGGGCAGCAGGCATGGCACCCCTCTATGCAGGGCAGCGCCTGCCCCAGCACGGGTACCCTGGGCCTCCCCAGGCCCAGCCACTGCCCCGACAGGGGGTCAAGAGAGCCTACTCCAGTGAG GTTTATCCAGGACAGCAGTACCTGCCAGGAAGCCAGTACGGACCCAGTGCCACCCAGTACACGTCCGGTGCCGGGCCGCCCCCTGCCCCGTCCTCCTACCCTGGGCACCGGCTGCCCCTGCAGCAGGGTGTGGGCCAGTCCCTGTCCGCCTCTGGCCCAGCAGGACTGCACTACAAG CCCACCCGTTCCATCCCTGGCTACCCCAGCTCCCCACTGCCTGGGAGCCCCACGCCACCCATGACCCCCGGCAGCAGCGTCCCCTACATGTCCACCAGCCAGGAGGTCAAATCGCCCTTCCTGCCGGACCTCAAGCCCAGCGTGAGCTCCTTGCACCCATCACCCCCCA GCAGCGGCCCGGGTGACGAGCTGCGGCTGACCTTCCCGGTGCGGGACGGGGTAGTGCTGGAGCCCTTCCGCCTGCAGCACAACCTGGCTGTGAGCAACCACGCGTTCCAGCTCCGGGACTCTGTCTACAAGACCTTGATGCTGAG GCCAGACCTGGAGCTGCAGTTCAAGTGCTATCACCATGAGGACCGGCAGACCAACACCAACTGGCCAGCGTCGGTGCAGGTCAGCGTCAACGCCACCCCGCTCACCATCGAGCGCGGCGACAACAAGACTTCCCACAAGCCGCTGTACCTGAAGCACGTGTGCCAGCCGGGCCGCAACACCATCCAGATCACGGTCACAGCCTGCTGCTGC TCCCACCTGTTCGTGCTGCAGCTGGTGCACCGGCCGTCCGTCCGCTCGGTGCTGCAGGGCCTCCTCAGGAAGCGCCTCCTGCCCGCGGAGCACTGTATCACCAAGA TAAAACGCAACTTCAGCAGCGGCACCGTCCCTGGCACCCCTGGGCCCAACGGTGAGGACGGGGTGGAGCAGACAGCCATCAAGGTGTccctcaggtgccccatcacatTCCGCAGGATCCAGCTCCCCGCCCGAGGCCATGACTGTCGCCACATACAG TGTTTCGACCTGGAGTCCTACCTGCAGCTCAACTGTGAGCGGGGGACCTGGCGGTGCCCTGTGTGCAA CAAGACAGCGCTGCTGGAGGGCCTGCAGGTGGACCAGTATGTGCTGGGCGTCCTCGTTCACATTCAGAA TTCTGACTACGAGGAGATCACCATCGACCCCACGTGCAGCTGGAAGCCGGTGCCCGTAAAGCCCGACGTTCACGTCAAGGAAGAGCCGGACGGGCCAGTGCTGAAGCGCTGTCGCACCGTGAGCCCCGCACACATGCTCATGCCCAGCGTGATGGAGATGATAGCAGCCCTGGGCCCCGCTGCCGCCCCCTTCGCCCCCCTGCAGCCCCCCTcggccccggccccagcccctggtgacTACCCCGGCCAGG GTTCCAGCTTCCTGGGACCCGGGACCTTCCCTGAGTCCTTCCCGCCTGCCACGCCCAGCACCCCGGCCCTTCCTGAGTTCACTCCGGGGCCACCCCCCAGCTCCTACCAGTCCGACATTCCTAGCAGCCTCCTGACACCTGAGAAGTCTGTTCCCTGCCTCCCAGGCCAG aTGCCGCCAGCAGGTCACCTGGACCCTGCCCACAACCCAGGGGCTCCAGGGCTGCTCGCCCCCAGCCTTGGaggggccccagggccccagctgCACCATCCAAACCCTCCCCCAGCATCCCGGCAGCCCCTGGGCCCAGTGAGCTCAGGCCCCATCGGCGAGTTGGCCTTCAGCACTGCCACAGGCGTGATGGGGCCCCCCATGTCTGGGGCGGGGGAGGCCCCGGAACCAGCCCTGGACGTGAGTACAGGCCCCATGCCAGGGAGCGCatgggagctggggctggggacgGTGTGTCCGTCGTCCCCAGGGTCCACATGCTTCATAGAAGGGAGGACACTGACGCCCTAG
- the ZMIZ2 gene encoding zinc finger MIZ domain-containing protein 2 isoform X4: MNPMHPVKPALPPTPHGDGPFAYEPVPWQQSATQPAGSLSVVTTVWGVGNAAPSQVLGNPMGPAGSPPGSSVMPGVAGGGPALNSAQCLGQQAFGEGAANKGFVQQGVYGRGGYPGGPGFTAGYAGGPGGPGGLGLPSHATRPSTDFTQAAAAAAVAAAAATATATATATVAALQEKQSQELSQYGAMGAGQAFNSQFLQHGGPRGPSVPGSMNPTSVGGLLGPSGMNPMGMNPTRAAGMAPLYAGQRLPQHGYPGPPQAQPLPRQGVKRAYSSEVYPGQQYLPGSQYGPSATQYTSGAGPPPAPSSYPGHRLPLQQGVGQSLSASGPAGLHYKPTRSIPGYPSSPLPGSPTPPMTPGSSVPYMSTSQEVKSPFLPDLKPSVSSLHPSPPSSGPGDELRLTFPVRDGVVLEPFRLQHNLAVSNHAFQLRDSVYKTLMLRPDLELQFKCYHHEDRQTNTNWPASVQVSVNATPLTIERGDNKTSHKPLYLKHVCQPGRNTIQITVTACCCSHLFVLQLVHRPSVRSVLQGLLRKRLLPAEHCITKIKRNFSSGTVPGTPGPNGEDGVEQTAIKVSLRCPITFRRIQLPARGHDCRHIQCFDLESYLQLNCERGTWRCPVCNKTALLEGLQVDQYVLGVLVHIQNSDYEEITIDPTCSWKPVPVKPDVHVKEEPDGPVLKRCRTVSPAHMLMPSVMEMIAALGPAAAPFAPLQPPSAPAPAPGDYPGQGSSFLGPGTFPESFPPATPSTPALPEFTPGPPPSSYQSDIPSSLLTPEKSVPCLPGQMPPAGHLDPAHNPGAPGLLAPSLGGAPGPQLHHPNPPPASRQPLGPVSSGPIGELAFSTATGVMGPPMSGAGEAPEPALDLLPELTNPEELLSYLGPPDLPTNSNDDLLSLFENN, from the exons ATGAACCCCATGCACCCCGTAAAAcccgccctgccccccacaccGCACGG TGATGGTCCATTTGCTTATGAGCCGGTGCCTTGGCAGCAGAGCGCCACTCAGCCAGCAGGGTCGCTGTCTGTCGTCACGACCGTGTGGGGCGTCGGCAACGCGGCACCGAGTCAG GTTTTGGGGAACCCCATGGGCCCTGCAGGGAGCCCCCCCGGCAGCTCTGTAATGCCTGGTGTGGCAGGTGGTGGCCCTGCCCTGAACTCCGCACAGTGCCTCGGACAGCAGGCGTTTGGCGAGGGTGCTGCCAACAAGGGCTTCGTGCAGCAAGGAGTGTATGGCCGCGGGGGCTACCCAGGGGGCCCTGGCTTCACAGCTGG GTATGCGGGCGGCCCGGGGGGGCCAGGGGGCCTGGGTCTGCCCTCACATGCCACACGACCCTCCACCGATTTTACTCAGGCGGCAGCAGCAGCTGCAGTGGCTGCTGCTGCGGCCACCGCCACGGCCACCGCCACGGCCACCGTGGCCGCCCTCCAGGAGAAGCAGAGCCAGGAGCTGAGCCAGTATGGAGCG atGGGGGCCGGGCAGGCTTTTAACAGCCAGTTCCTGCAGCATGGAGGTCCCCGGGGGCCCAGCGTCCCTGGCAGCATGAACCCCACCAGCGTGGGAGGGCTGCTGGGCCCCTCTGGCATGAACCCCATGGGCATGAACCCCACCCGGGCAGCAGGCATGGCACCCCTCTATGCAGGGCAGCGCCTGCCCCAGCACGGGTACCCTGGGCCTCCCCAGGCCCAGCCACTGCCCCGACAGGGGGTCAAGAGAGCCTACTCCAGTGAG GTTTATCCAGGACAGCAGTACCTGCCAGGAAGCCAGTACGGACCCAGTGCCACCCAGTACACGTCCGGTGCCGGGCCGCCCCCTGCCCCGTCCTCCTACCCTGGGCACCGGCTGCCCCTGCAGCAGGGTGTGGGCCAGTCCCTGTCCGCCTCTGGCCCAGCAGGACTGCACTACAAG CCCACCCGTTCCATCCCTGGCTACCCCAGCTCCCCACTGCCTGGGAGCCCCACGCCACCCATGACCCCCGGCAGCAGCGTCCCCTACATGTCCACCAGCCAGGAGGTCAAATCGCCCTTCCTGCCGGACCTCAAGCCCAGCGTGAGCTCCTTGCACCCATCACCCCCCA GCAGCGGCCCGGGTGACGAGCTGCGGCTGACCTTCCCGGTGCGGGACGGGGTAGTGCTGGAGCCCTTCCGCCTGCAGCACAACCTGGCTGTGAGCAACCACGCGTTCCAGCTCCGGGACTCTGTCTACAAGACCTTGATGCTGAG GCCAGACCTGGAGCTGCAGTTCAAGTGCTATCACCATGAGGACCGGCAGACCAACACCAACTGGCCAGCGTCGGTGCAGGTCAGCGTCAACGCCACCCCGCTCACCATCGAGCGCGGCGACAACAAGACTTCCCACAAGCCGCTGTACCTGAAGCACGTGTGCCAGCCGGGCCGCAACACCATCCAGATCACGGTCACAGCCTGCTGCTGC TCCCACCTGTTCGTGCTGCAGCTGGTGCACCGGCCGTCCGTCCGCTCGGTGCTGCAGGGCCTCCTCAGGAAGCGCCTCCTGCCCGCGGAGCACTGTATCACCAAGA TAAAACGCAACTTCAGCAGCGGCACCGTCCCTGGCACCCCTGGGCCCAACGGTGAGGACGGGGTGGAGCAGACAGCCATCAAGGTGTccctcaggtgccccatcacatTCCGCAGGATCCAGCTCCCCGCCCGAGGCCATGACTGTCGCCACATACAG TGTTTCGACCTGGAGTCCTACCTGCAGCTCAACTGTGAGCGGGGGACCTGGCGGTGCCCTGTGTGCAA CAAGACAGCGCTGCTGGAGGGCCTGCAGGTGGACCAGTATGTGCTGGGCGTCCTCGTTCACATTCAGAA TTCTGACTACGAGGAGATCACCATCGACCCCACGTGCAGCTGGAAGCCGGTGCCCGTAAAGCCCGACGTTCACGTCAAGGAAGAGCCGGACGGGCCAGTGCTGAAGCGCTGTCGCACCGTGAGCCCCGCACACATGCTCATGCCCAGCGTGATGGAGATGATAGCAGCCCTGGGCCCCGCTGCCGCCCCCTTCGCCCCCCTGCAGCCCCCCTcggccccggccccagcccctggtgacTACCCCGGCCAGG GTTCCAGCTTCCTGGGACCCGGGACCTTCCCTGAGTCCTTCCCGCCTGCCACGCCCAGCACCCCGGCCCTTCCTGAGTTCACTCCGGGGCCACCCCCCAGCTCCTACCAGTCCGACATTCCTAGCAGCCTCCTGACACCTGAGAAGTCTGTTCCCTGCCTCCCAGGCCAG aTGCCGCCAGCAGGTCACCTGGACCCTGCCCACAACCCAGGGGCTCCAGGGCTGCTCGCCCCCAGCCTTGGaggggccccagggccccagctgCACCATCCAAACCCTCCCCCAGCATCCCGGCAGCCCCTGGGCCCAGTGAGCTCAGGCCCCATCGGCGAGTTGGCCTTCAGCACTGCCACAGGCGTGATGGGGCCCCCCATGTCTGGGGCGGGGGAGGCCCCGGAACCAGCCCTGGAC CTGCTCCCAGAACTGACCAACCCCGAAGAACTGCTGTCCTACCTTGGCCCACCTGACCTCCCCACAAACAGCAATGAcgaccttctctctctcttcgaGAACAACTGA
- the ZMIZ2 gene encoding zinc finger MIZ domain-containing protein 2 isoform X2: MNPMHPVKPALPPTPHGDGPFAYEPVPWQQSATQPAGSLSVVTTVWGVGNAAPSQVLGNPMGPAGSPPGSSVMPGVAGGGPALNSAQCLGQQAFGEGAANKGFVQQGVYGRGGYPGGPGFTAGYAGGPGGPGGLGLPSHATRPSTDFTQAAAAAAVAAAAATATATATATVAALQEKQSQELSQYGAMGAGQAFNSQFLQHGGPRGPSVPGSMNPTSVGGLLGPSGMNPMGMNPTRAAGMAPLYAGQRLPQHGYPGPPQAQPLPRQGVKRAYSSEVYPGQQYLPGSQYGPSATQYTSGAGPPPAPSSYPGHRLPLQQGVGQSLSASGPAGLHYKPTEQFNGQGANFNGGSVSYSQPGLSGPTRSIPGYPSSPLPGSPTPPMTPGSSVPYMSTSQEVKSPFLPDLKPSVSSLHPSPPSSGPGDELRLTFPVRDGVVLEPFRLQHNLAVSNHAFQLRDSVYKTLMLRPDLELQFKCYHHEDRQTNTNWPASVQVSVNATPLTIERGDNKTSHKPLYLKHVCQPGRNTIQITVTACCCSHLFVLQLVHRPSVRSVLQGLLRKRLLPAEHCITKIKRNFSSGTVPGTPGPNGEDGVEQTAIKVSLRCPITFRRIQLPARGHDCRHIQCFDLESYLQLNCERGTWRCPVCNKTALLEGLQVDQYVLGVLVHIQNSDYEEITIDPTCSWKPVPVKPDVHVKEEPDGPVLKRCRTVSPAHMLMPSVMEMIAALGPAAAPFAPLQPPSAPAPAPGDYPGQGSSFLGPGTFPESFPPATPSTPALPEFTPGPPPSSYQSDIPSSLLTPEKSVPCLPGQMPPAGHLDPAHNPGAPGLLAPSLGGAPGPQLHHPNPPPASRQPLGPVSSGPIGELAFSTATGVMGPPMSGAGEAPEPALDLLPELTNPEELLSYLGPPDLPTNSNDDLLSLFENN; this comes from the exons ATGAACCCCATGCACCCCGTAAAAcccgccctgccccccacaccGCACGG TGATGGTCCATTTGCTTATGAGCCGGTGCCTTGGCAGCAGAGCGCCACTCAGCCAGCAGGGTCGCTGTCTGTCGTCACGACCGTGTGGGGCGTCGGCAACGCGGCACCGAGTCAG GTTTTGGGGAACCCCATGGGCCCTGCAGGGAGCCCCCCCGGCAGCTCTGTAATGCCTGGTGTGGCAGGTGGTGGCCCTGCCCTGAACTCCGCACAGTGCCTCGGACAGCAGGCGTTTGGCGAGGGTGCTGCCAACAAGGGCTTCGTGCAGCAAGGAGTGTATGGCCGCGGGGGCTACCCAGGGGGCCCTGGCTTCACAGCTGG GTATGCGGGCGGCCCGGGGGGGCCAGGGGGCCTGGGTCTGCCCTCACATGCCACACGACCCTCCACCGATTTTACTCAGGCGGCAGCAGCAGCTGCAGTGGCTGCTGCTGCGGCCACCGCCACGGCCACCGCCACGGCCACCGTGGCCGCCCTCCAGGAGAAGCAGAGCCAGGAGCTGAGCCAGTATGGAGCG atGGGGGCCGGGCAGGCTTTTAACAGCCAGTTCCTGCAGCATGGAGGTCCCCGGGGGCCCAGCGTCCCTGGCAGCATGAACCCCACCAGCGTGGGAGGGCTGCTGGGCCCCTCTGGCATGAACCCCATGGGCATGAACCCCACCCGGGCAGCAGGCATGGCACCCCTCTATGCAGGGCAGCGCCTGCCCCAGCACGGGTACCCTGGGCCTCCCCAGGCCCAGCCACTGCCCCGACAGGGGGTCAAGAGAGCCTACTCCAGTGAG GTTTATCCAGGACAGCAGTACCTGCCAGGAAGCCAGTACGGACCCAGTGCCACCCAGTACACGTCCGGTGCCGGGCCGCCCCCTGCCCCGTCCTCCTACCCTGGGCACCGGCTGCCCCTGCAGCAGGGTGTGGGCCAGTCCCTGTCCGCCTCTGGCCCAGCAGGACTGCACTACAAG CCCACAGAGCAGTTCAACGGGCAGGGTGCCAACTTCAACGGGGGAAGCGTCAGCTACAGCCAGCCCGGCCTGAGTGGG CCCACCCGTTCCATCCCTGGCTACCCCAGCTCCCCACTGCCTGGGAGCCCCACGCCACCCATGACCCCCGGCAGCAGCGTCCCCTACATGTCCACCAGCCAGGAGGTCAAATCGCCCTTCCTGCCGGACCTCAAGCCCAGCGTGAGCTCCTTGCACCCATCACCCCCCA GCAGCGGCCCGGGTGACGAGCTGCGGCTGACCTTCCCGGTGCGGGACGGGGTAGTGCTGGAGCCCTTCCGCCTGCAGCACAACCTGGCTGTGAGCAACCACGCGTTCCAGCTCCGGGACTCTGTCTACAAGACCTTGATGCTGAG GCCAGACCTGGAGCTGCAGTTCAAGTGCTATCACCATGAGGACCGGCAGACCAACACCAACTGGCCAGCGTCGGTGCAGGTCAGCGTCAACGCCACCCCGCTCACCATCGAGCGCGGCGACAACAAGACTTCCCACAAGCCGCTGTACCTGAAGCACGTGTGCCAGCCGGGCCGCAACACCATCCAGATCACGGTCACAGCCTGCTGCTGC TCCCACCTGTTCGTGCTGCAGCTGGTGCACCGGCCGTCCGTCCGCTCGGTGCTGCAGGGCCTCCTCAGGAAGCGCCTCCTGCCCGCGGAGCACTGTATCACCAAGA TAAAACGCAACTTCAGCAGCGGCACCGTCCCTGGCACCCCTGGGCCCAACGGTGAGGACGGGGTGGAGCAGACAGCCATCAAGGTGTccctcaggtgccccatcacatTCCGCAGGATCCAGCTCCCCGCCCGAGGCCATGACTGTCGCCACATACAG TGTTTCGACCTGGAGTCCTACCTGCAGCTCAACTGTGAGCGGGGGACCTGGCGGTGCCCTGTGTGCAA CAAGACAGCGCTGCTGGAGGGCCTGCAGGTGGACCAGTATGTGCTGGGCGTCCTCGTTCACATTCAGAA TTCTGACTACGAGGAGATCACCATCGACCCCACGTGCAGCTGGAAGCCGGTGCCCGTAAAGCCCGACGTTCACGTCAAGGAAGAGCCGGACGGGCCAGTGCTGAAGCGCTGTCGCACCGTGAGCCCCGCACACATGCTCATGCCCAGCGTGATGGAGATGATAGCAGCCCTGGGCCCCGCTGCCGCCCCCTTCGCCCCCCTGCAGCCCCCCTcggccccggccccagcccctggtgacTACCCCGGCCAGG GTTCCAGCTTCCTGGGACCCGGGACCTTCCCTGAGTCCTTCCCGCCTGCCACGCCCAGCACCCCGGCCCTTCCTGAGTTCACTCCGGGGCCACCCCCCAGCTCCTACCAGTCCGACATTCCTAGCAGCCTCCTGACACCTGAGAAGTCTGTTCCCTGCCTCCCAGGCCAG aTGCCGCCAGCAGGTCACCTGGACCCTGCCCACAACCCAGGGGCTCCAGGGCTGCTCGCCCCCAGCCTTGGaggggccccagggccccagctgCACCATCCAAACCCTCCCCCAGCATCCCGGCAGCCCCTGGGCCCAGTGAGCTCAGGCCCCATCGGCGAGTTGGCCTTCAGCACTGCCACAGGCGTGATGGGGCCCCCCATGTCTGGGGCGGGGGAGGCCCCGGAACCAGCCCTGGAC CTGCTCCCAGAACTGACCAACCCCGAAGAACTGCTGTCCTACCTTGGCCCACCTGACCTCCCCACAAACAGCAATGAcgaccttctctctctcttcgaGAACAACTGA